Proteins encoded by one window of Vitis riparia cultivar Riparia Gloire de Montpellier isolate 1030 chromosome 11, EGFV_Vit.rip_1.0, whole genome shotgun sequence:
- the LOC117924929 gene encoding uncharacterized protein LOC117924929 isoform X1 yields the protein MKEPSMLRRRRPNSSKKLKLVCSFNGRFQTRPPSGKLGYVGGDTRIISVDRGIGFLKLRSKISELCPDIRSFSLKYRLPESDPVHGDTTNLVLIASDDDVRCMVDEYDKMDFYGQQTRLRIFVCRDNGYVNVNLPMNCIENINDYVCGKKGFGVEGKETCVKGVSDFGDYISNVFQSRNSGSYLFGLQFDTKEINNPATVVAGGRYSDRSLRKVILKQQLSAKKPAPISSFCSGEREFRRSDERKYCYPLIDLAPEALVPKSKQTANLNFEHPREVNILICKTEDALSPGNQNFENLVRNGNTRVDGSSPRQCLLRLSGCNGGGMNQGISNTSSEVVQFPQLSCNSSIISLSSGSNAKQDLRNMDPMSWTNFNRKNMPCPANYDLGKISLLPLSCSNEMVGSASPMKILSARDRALGGDLQSGIRKHRFGLCDTRNHRMCLYHIRNHQSNLSEMGSNQNLRLDGRSWSGRCCPGLRPNPNIAKQGQSMRSYHPNYLKPLSCTHTHTLQGLMRMMDSSLNSHSCSHDLQYANENIRDQGILASEYGSPNIEECKFAYHGAYAGMGNPPLLFRNAVENPLKDGFLTDSGSGMHEVPHQNPYQNCHRVLTNCESGCYDSRQPFSLSPQKVDNISAFLNYPGYSKGTELRCNSKLSDREAGIESLSTHRDGAHTLQGGVASPVDLSLGNLSLSSSKEVEPLALSSHVDIDVSEALLKSQSKHLDLIDGHSSPEAYNSNGMESGSLTGNATKLGNDYVHKEEIQLDPSSDLSIDEKVCIKESHKGSKLIGGVSSDLAAFYSLLSTRELQTIKNSDLEYIKELGSGTYGTVSYGKWKGSDVAIKRIKPSCFTEDTLEEDRLVAEFWKEAHILGQLHHPNIVAFYGVVTDGPVTNLATVTEYMVNGSLKQVLQKKDRTIDHRKRLIIAMDAAFGMEYLHGKNIVHFDLKSHNLFMNMRDPQRPVCKIGDLGLSKIKRRTLISGGLRGTIPWMAPELFNSKNDLVTEKIDVYSFGIVMWELLTGEEPYGKLSSEEIIAGIIKGNLRPKIPTCDPAWRSLMERCWSSDPGSRPDFSEIAKELRVMSAAMNIK from the exons ATGAAAGAACCCTCTATGTTGCGCCGGAGGAGACCCAATTCGTCGAAGAAACTCAAACTCGTTTGCAGCTTCAATGGCCGATTCCAGACGCGTCCGCCCTCTGGTAAGCTTGGTTACGTCGGCGGCGATACTCGTATCATCTCCGTCGACCGAGGCATCGGATTCTTGAAACTTCGGTCTAAGATCTCAGAGCTCTGCCCCGATATCCGTTCCTTCTCTCTCAAATACCGCCTTCCCGAGTCGGATCCTGTTCACGGTGACACCACCAATCTTGTTTTGATCGCTTCCGACGATGACGTTCGTTGCATGGTCGATGAGTACGATAAGATGGACTTCTACGGACAGCAAACAAGATTGAGGATTTTCGTTTGCCGTGATAATGGGTATGTTAACGTGAATCTCCCCATGAATTGTATTGAAAACATAAATGATTATGTGTGTGGGAAAAAGGGGTTTGGTGTTGAGGGGAAAGAGACTTGTGTGAAGGGTGTGAGTGATTTTGGTGATTATATTAGTAATGTGTTTCAAAGTCGAAATAGTGGGAGCTATTTGTTTGGACTCCAGTTTGATACTAAGGAAATCAACAATCCGGCGACTGTTGTGGCCGGAGGCCGGTATAGTGATCGTTCACTGAGAAAAGTGATCTTGAAACAACAGTTGTCGGCAAAGAAACCGGCTCCAATTAGCAGTTTTTGCAGTGGGGAAAGGGAATTTAGGCGTTCTGACGAGCGAAAATATTGTTACCCACTTATAGATTTAGCCCCTGAAGCATTAGTCCCAAAGAGTAAACAAACTGCGAATCTGAATTTTGAACACCCGCGTGAagtgaatattttgatttgcAAAACTGAGGATGCCCTTTCTCcaggaaatcaaaattttgaaaatttggtaaGGAATGGAAATACAAGGGTGGATGGGAGTAGTCCCAGGCAGTGTTTGTTGAGGCTGTCTGGGTGTAATGGAGGTGGAATGAATCAAGGCATTTCAAATACATCCAGTGAGGTGGTTCAGTTTCCACAGCTGTCATGTAATTCAAGTATCATTTCGTTGTCAAGTGGTTCTAATGCTAAGCAGGACTTGAGAAACATGGACCCTATGTCATGGACTAATTTCAACAGGAAAAACATGCCATGTCCTGCAAATTATGATTTGGGGAAGATTAGTTTATTGCCGCTTTCTTGCAGCAATGAGATGGTGGGAAGTGCTTCTCCAATGAAAATCCTGTCTGCTAGAGATAGGGCGTTGGGGGGTGATCTTCAAAGTGGCATCCGCAAGCATAGGTTTGGCCTGTGTGATACCAGAAATCATCGGATGTGTTTATATCACATACGTAACCATCAGAGTAATCTCTCCGAGATGGGTAGCAATCAAAATTTGAGGTTGGACGGAAGGTCTTGGTCAGGGCGATGCTGTCCTGGGCTCAGACCAAACCCAAACATAGCAAAACAGGGGCAATCTATGAGATCATACCATCCAAATTATTTGAAGCCATTGTCTTGCACACACACCCATACACTGCAAGGATTGATGAGAATGATGGACTCTAGCTTAAATAGTCACTCTTGCTCCCATGATCTCCAATATGCCAATGAGAACATAAGAGACCAGGGTATCCTTGCATCTGAATATGGAAGCCCAAATATTGAGGAATGTAAATTTGCCTACCATGGTGCATATGCTGGCATGGGCAACCCACCCCTCTTGTTTCGTAATGCTGTTGAGAACCCATTGAAGGACGGTTTCTTAACTGATTCTGGTAGTGGGATGCATGAAGTTCCACATCAGAACCCTTACCAGAATTGTCACAGAGTGCTCACAAATTGTGAATCTGGTTGTTATGATTCAAGGCAACCATTCTCATTGAGCCCTCAGAAAGTTGACAATATTTCTGCCTTTCTGAATTATCCAGGTTATAGCAAAGGAACAGAACTGAGATGCAACAGTAAGCTGTCAGATAGGGAAGCAGGTATTGAGTCATTAAGCACTCATCGTGATGGTGCCCATACTTTACAAGGTGGAGTTGCATCTCCAGTTGATCTTTCATTGGGTAATCTTTCATTGTCATCATCCAAAGAAGTGGAACCTCTTGCACTTTCTTCTCATGTTGACATTGATGTTTCTGAAGCCCTACTAAAGTCTCAATCGAAGCATTTGGATCTCATAGATGGACACTCAAGCCCAGAAGCTTACAACTCAAATGGAATGGAATCCGGTTCTCTCACTGGGAATGCAACCAAATTGGGAAATGATTATGTGCATAAAGAAGAAATCCAACTGGACCCTTCATCTGATTTAAGCATTGATGAAAAG GTTTGCATTAAAGAAAGCCATAAAGGCTCTAAGCTAATTGGTGGAGTATCTAGTGACCTGGCTGCATTTTATTCTCTTCTATCCACTAGAGAGCTGCAG ACTATAAAAAATTCTGACCTGGAATACATAAAAGAACTTGGTTCGGGTACTTATGGAACTGTATCTTATGGAAAATGGAAGGGGTCCGATGTTGCCATTAAGAGGATAAAACCCAGTTGCTTCACAGAAGACACATTGGAGGAGGACCGATTG GTTGCAGAGTTCTGGAAGGAGGCCCACATACTAGGGCAGCTTCACCATCCAAATATTGTGGCATTCTATGGTGTAGTTACAGATGGACCTGTGACAAATTTGGCAACGGTAACAGAATACATGGTGAATGGCTCTCTTAAACAAGTGTTGCAAAAAAAAGATCG AACAATTGATCATCGGAAGAGATTAATTATCGCTATGGATGCAGCCTTTGGTATGGAATATCTACATGGGAAGAACATTGTTCATTTCGATTTAAAGTCTCATAACTTGTTCATGAATATGAGGGATCCTCAGCGACCAGTTTGCAAG ATTGGTGACCTGGGCTTGTCAAAAATTAAACGGAGGACACTCATCTCTGGTGGGTTACGAGGAACTATACCATGGATGGCTCCAGAACTTTTTAACAGTAAGAATGACTTGGTAACAGAAAAG ATTGATGTATACTCATTTGGAATAGTCATGTGGGAACTCTTGACTGGGGAGGAACCTTATGGAAAGTTGAGCTCAGAGGAAATAATAG CTGGTATAATCAAAGGCAATCTGCGACCCAAAATTCCAACCTGTGACCCAGCATGGAGATCATTGATGGAGAGGTGCTGGTCATCTGATCCTGGCTCTAGGCCGGATTTCTCAGAGATTGCTAAGGAGCTACGTGTTATGTCTGCAGCCATGAACATCAAGTGA
- the LOC117924929 gene encoding uncharacterized protein LOC117924929 isoform X2 has product MKEPSMLRRRRPNSSKKLKLVCSFNGRFQTRPPSGKLGYVGGDTRIISVDRGIGFLKLRSKISELCPDIRSFSLKYRLPESDPVHGDTTNLVLIASDDDVRCMVDEYDKMDFYGQQTRLRIFVCRDNGYVNVNLPMNCIENINDYVCGKKGFGVEGKETCVKGVSDFGDYISNVFQSRNSGSYLFGLQFDTKEINNPATVVAGGRYSDRSLRKVILKQQLSAKKPAPISSFCSGEREFRRSDERKYCYPLIDLAPEALVPKSKQTANLNFEHPREVNILICKTEDALSPGNQNFENLVRNGNTRVDGSSPRQCLLRLSGCNGGGMNQGISNTSSEVVQFPQLSCNSSIISLSSGSNAKQDLRNMDPMSWTNFNRKNMPCPANYDLGKISLLPLSCSNEMVGSASPMKILSARDRALGGDLQSGIRKHRFGLCDTRNHRMCLYHIRNHQSNLSEMGSNQNLRLDGRSWSGRCCPGLRPNPNIAKQGQSMRSYHPNYLKPLSCTHTHTLQGLMRMMDSSLNSHSCSHDLQYANENIRDQGILASEYGSPNIEECKFAYHGAYAGMGNPPLLFRNAVENPLKDGFLTDSGSGMHEVPHQNPYQNCHRVLTNCESGCYDSRQPFSLSPQKVDNISAFLNYPGYSKGTELRCNSKLSDREAGIESLSTHRDGAHTLQGGVASPVDLSLALLKSQSKHLDLIDGHSSPEAYNSNGMESGSLTGNATKLGNDYVHKEEIQLDPSSDLSIDEKVCIKESHKGSKLIGGVSSDLAAFYSLLSTRELQTIKNSDLEYIKELGSGTYGTVSYGKWKGSDVAIKRIKPSCFTEDTLEEDRLVAEFWKEAHILGQLHHPNIVAFYGVVTDGPVTNLATVTEYMVNGSLKQVLQKKDRTIDHRKRLIIAMDAAFGMEYLHGKNIVHFDLKSHNLFMNMRDPQRPVCKIGDLGLSKIKRRTLISGGLRGTIPWMAPELFNSKNDLVTEKIDVYSFGIVMWELLTGEEPYGKLSSEEIIAGIIKGNLRPKIPTCDPAWRSLMERCWSSDPGSRPDFSEIAKELRVMSAAMNIK; this is encoded by the exons ATGAAAGAACCCTCTATGTTGCGCCGGAGGAGACCCAATTCGTCGAAGAAACTCAAACTCGTTTGCAGCTTCAATGGCCGATTCCAGACGCGTCCGCCCTCTGGTAAGCTTGGTTACGTCGGCGGCGATACTCGTATCATCTCCGTCGACCGAGGCATCGGATTCTTGAAACTTCGGTCTAAGATCTCAGAGCTCTGCCCCGATATCCGTTCCTTCTCTCTCAAATACCGCCTTCCCGAGTCGGATCCTGTTCACGGTGACACCACCAATCTTGTTTTGATCGCTTCCGACGATGACGTTCGTTGCATGGTCGATGAGTACGATAAGATGGACTTCTACGGACAGCAAACAAGATTGAGGATTTTCGTTTGCCGTGATAATGGGTATGTTAACGTGAATCTCCCCATGAATTGTATTGAAAACATAAATGATTATGTGTGTGGGAAAAAGGGGTTTGGTGTTGAGGGGAAAGAGACTTGTGTGAAGGGTGTGAGTGATTTTGGTGATTATATTAGTAATGTGTTTCAAAGTCGAAATAGTGGGAGCTATTTGTTTGGACTCCAGTTTGATACTAAGGAAATCAACAATCCGGCGACTGTTGTGGCCGGAGGCCGGTATAGTGATCGTTCACTGAGAAAAGTGATCTTGAAACAACAGTTGTCGGCAAAGAAACCGGCTCCAATTAGCAGTTTTTGCAGTGGGGAAAGGGAATTTAGGCGTTCTGACGAGCGAAAATATTGTTACCCACTTATAGATTTAGCCCCTGAAGCATTAGTCCCAAAGAGTAAACAAACTGCGAATCTGAATTTTGAACACCCGCGTGAagtgaatattttgatttgcAAAACTGAGGATGCCCTTTCTCcaggaaatcaaaattttgaaaatttggtaaGGAATGGAAATACAAGGGTGGATGGGAGTAGTCCCAGGCAGTGTTTGTTGAGGCTGTCTGGGTGTAATGGAGGTGGAATGAATCAAGGCATTTCAAATACATCCAGTGAGGTGGTTCAGTTTCCACAGCTGTCATGTAATTCAAGTATCATTTCGTTGTCAAGTGGTTCTAATGCTAAGCAGGACTTGAGAAACATGGACCCTATGTCATGGACTAATTTCAACAGGAAAAACATGCCATGTCCTGCAAATTATGATTTGGGGAAGATTAGTTTATTGCCGCTTTCTTGCAGCAATGAGATGGTGGGAAGTGCTTCTCCAATGAAAATCCTGTCTGCTAGAGATAGGGCGTTGGGGGGTGATCTTCAAAGTGGCATCCGCAAGCATAGGTTTGGCCTGTGTGATACCAGAAATCATCGGATGTGTTTATATCACATACGTAACCATCAGAGTAATCTCTCCGAGATGGGTAGCAATCAAAATTTGAGGTTGGACGGAAGGTCTTGGTCAGGGCGATGCTGTCCTGGGCTCAGACCAAACCCAAACATAGCAAAACAGGGGCAATCTATGAGATCATACCATCCAAATTATTTGAAGCCATTGTCTTGCACACACACCCATACACTGCAAGGATTGATGAGAATGATGGACTCTAGCTTAAATAGTCACTCTTGCTCCCATGATCTCCAATATGCCAATGAGAACATAAGAGACCAGGGTATCCTTGCATCTGAATATGGAAGCCCAAATATTGAGGAATGTAAATTTGCCTACCATGGTGCATATGCTGGCATGGGCAACCCACCCCTCTTGTTTCGTAATGCTGTTGAGAACCCATTGAAGGACGGTTTCTTAACTGATTCTGGTAGTGGGATGCATGAAGTTCCACATCAGAACCCTTACCAGAATTGTCACAGAGTGCTCACAAATTGTGAATCTGGTTGTTATGATTCAAGGCAACCATTCTCATTGAGCCCTCAGAAAGTTGACAATATTTCTGCCTTTCTGAATTATCCAGGTTATAGCAAAGGAACAGAACTGAGATGCAACAGTAAGCTGTCAGATAGGGAAGCAGGTATTGAGTCATTAAGCACTCATCGTGATGGTGCCCATACTTTACAAGGTGGAGTTGCATCTCCAGTTGATCTTTCATTGG CCCTACTAAAGTCTCAATCGAAGCATTTGGATCTCATAGATGGACACTCAAGCCCAGAAGCTTACAACTCAAATGGAATGGAATCCGGTTCTCTCACTGGGAATGCAACCAAATTGGGAAATGATTATGTGCATAAAGAAGAAATCCAACTGGACCCTTCATCTGATTTAAGCATTGATGAAAAG GTTTGCATTAAAGAAAGCCATAAAGGCTCTAAGCTAATTGGTGGAGTATCTAGTGACCTGGCTGCATTTTATTCTCTTCTATCCACTAGAGAGCTGCAG ACTATAAAAAATTCTGACCTGGAATACATAAAAGAACTTGGTTCGGGTACTTATGGAACTGTATCTTATGGAAAATGGAAGGGGTCCGATGTTGCCATTAAGAGGATAAAACCCAGTTGCTTCACAGAAGACACATTGGAGGAGGACCGATTG GTTGCAGAGTTCTGGAAGGAGGCCCACATACTAGGGCAGCTTCACCATCCAAATATTGTGGCATTCTATGGTGTAGTTACAGATGGACCTGTGACAAATTTGGCAACGGTAACAGAATACATGGTGAATGGCTCTCTTAAACAAGTGTTGCAAAAAAAAGATCG AACAATTGATCATCGGAAGAGATTAATTATCGCTATGGATGCAGCCTTTGGTATGGAATATCTACATGGGAAGAACATTGTTCATTTCGATTTAAAGTCTCATAACTTGTTCATGAATATGAGGGATCCTCAGCGACCAGTTTGCAAG ATTGGTGACCTGGGCTTGTCAAAAATTAAACGGAGGACACTCATCTCTGGTGGGTTACGAGGAACTATACCATGGATGGCTCCAGAACTTTTTAACAGTAAGAATGACTTGGTAACAGAAAAG ATTGATGTATACTCATTTGGAATAGTCATGTGGGAACTCTTGACTGGGGAGGAACCTTATGGAAAGTTGAGCTCAGAGGAAATAATAG CTGGTATAATCAAAGGCAATCTGCGACCCAAAATTCCAACCTGTGACCCAGCATGGAGATCATTGATGGAGAGGTGCTGGTCATCTGATCCTGGCTCTAGGCCGGATTTCTCAGAGATTGCTAAGGAGCTACGTGTTATGTCTGCAGCCATGAACATCAAGTGA
- the LOC117925052 gene encoding uncharacterized protein LOC117925052 — translation MPKDRRDRSVSFDRYRASPFPCSSSRGKRSSPKKSSETEKEVKEWEDARCPVCMEHPHNAVLLLCSSNDKGCRPYMCDTSYRHSNCLDQFRKSFSESSSTVPLQEEMPPSDTQLSPMVTSEATDVDLHGERSEEGPFTMHTISCENKTQPKLVCPLCRGQINGWTVVEPARHFMNAKSRSCACETCDFSGTYTDLRKHARLEHPLVRPSEADPERQRNWRRMERQRDLGDLLSTLQSSFGEERGDDSILPIDEGGWLTVFFLIRVFRPSSSSRSSSWSGTSRARAQLTIRRRSTRLWGESYEAESGSASRDEDNESSDGGSGPWRHARPQRRTTPDNEP, via the coding sequence ATGCCAAAGGATAGAAGAGATCGGTCTGTGTCTTTTGATAGATACAGGGCATCTCCTTTCCCTTGTAGCTCCAGTCGTGGAAAACGATCTTCACCCAAAAAATCTTCAGAAACCGAGAAGGAAGTGAAAGAATGGGAAGATGCCAGGTGCCCTGTCTGCATGGAACATCCTCACAATGCTGTTCTTCTCTTGTGTTCTTCCAATGACAAGGGCTGTAGACCTTACATGTGTGACACCAGCTATCGCCACTCCAATTGTCTTGATCAGTTCCGCAAGTCATTTTCAGAATCCTCCTCAACAGTACCACTGCAAGAAGAAATGCCACCCTCAGACACACAGTTGTCCCCCATGGTGACTTCAGAAGCAACAGATGTCGATTTGCATGGAGAGAGGAGTGAGGAAGGTCCCTTCACCATGCATACCATATCTTGTGAGAATAAGACCCAGCCCAAGCTGGTGTGCCCTCTCTGTCGGGGGCAGATTAATGGTTGGACTGTTGTGGAGCCTGCTCGTCATTTCATGAATGCAAAATCAAGAAGCTGTGCTTGTGAAACTTGTGATTTTAGTGGTACATATACAGATCTCAGGAAGCATGCAAGGCTAGAGCACCCCCTTGTGCGGCCATCAGAAGCTGACCCAGAACGGCAGCGTAACTGGAGAAGAATGGAGCGACAGAGGGATCTTGGAGATTTGCTTAGCACACTTCAATCTTCATTTGGAGAAGAAAGGGGTGATGACAGCATTCTTCCAATTGATGAAGGTGGTTGGCTGACTGTATTTTTCCTTATTAGAGTTTTCCGTCCTAGTTCTAGTTCAAGGAGCAGCAGCTGGTCTGGCACCTCCAGAGCCAGAGCTCAACTGACTATCAGAAGGAGGTCTACAAGACTCTGGGGGGAGAGCTATGAGGCAGAAAGTGGCTCTGCTTCCAGAGATGAGGATAATGAGTCTTCTGATGGTGGATCAGGTCCTTGGAGGCATGCCCGACCCCAGCGAAGGACAACACCAGACAACGAGCCATGA
- the LOC117924857 gene encoding deSI-like protein At4g17486 yields MGAANTSISGSEYETQVILNVYDLTPLNNYIYWFGCGIFHSGIEVHGKEYGFGAHDFPASGVFEVEPRSCPGFIYRNSIILGRIKMPPSEFRSFIENVAAEYHGDTYHLISKNCNHFTDDICWRLTGKRIPGWVNRLARLGALCSCLLPESLQVTTVKQLPEYHNCSEEEGSESVSTATPHDPTESDDADQDKLQLISQSAGSEELSFVKEAQR; encoded by the exons ATGGGAGCGGCCAACACTTCGATCTCAGGGTCGGAGTATGAGACGCAGGTGATATTGAATGTGTACGATCTTACTCCTCTCAATAATTACATCTACTGGTTCGGATGCGGAATCTTTCATTCTGGCATTGAAG TCCATGGTAAGGAGTATGGATTTGGGGCACATGACTTTCCAGCTAGTGGAGTGTTTGAAGTGGAACCAAGAAGTTGCCCAGGTTTTATCTATAGGAACTCAATTATATTGGGTCGCATAAAAATGCCCCCTTCTGAATTCCGGTCATTTATTGAGAATGTGGCTGCGGAGTATCATGGGGATACCTATCACCTCATCTCCAAGAATTGCAACCATTTTACAGATGATATCTGCTGGAGATTGACAGGCAAACGGATTCCTGGGTGGGTGAATCGTCTTGCCCGGCTAG GTGCTTTATGCAGTTGTTTACTTCCAGAAAGTCTTCAAGTAACCACTGTTAAACAGCTGCCCGAGTACCACAATTGTTCAG AAGAAGAGGGGTCTGAGTCTGTCTCAACTGCCACCCCTCATGATCCAACAGAAAGCGATGATGCAGACCAAGATAAGCTACAGTTGATATCACAATCTGCTGGAAGTGAGGAGTTAAGTTTTGTTAAAGAGGCTCAAAGGTGA
- the LOC117924856 gene encoding acyl-protein thioesterase 2, with protein MSFTGPSVSGGRTVKRAFEFGRTYVVRPKGKHQATVVWLHGLGDNGSSWSQLLETLPLPNIKWICPTAPTQPISIFGGFPSTAWFDVGELSEDAPDDVEGLDASAAHVANLLSTEPADIKLGVGGFSMGAAIALYSATCFALGKYENGNLYPSNLSAVVGLSGWLPCAKTLGNKLERVEEAARRIASLPILLCHGRGDDVVPFKFGEKSSKALTSAGFRDLMFKEYDGLGHYTIPEEMDEVCSWLTSKLALEGCSS; from the exons ATGAGCTTTACTGGCCCATCTGTTTCTG GTGGTAGAACTGTTAAAAGGGCATTTGAGTTTGGAAGGACCTATGTGGTCAGGCCCAAAGGGAAGCACCAGGCAACTGTGGTTTGGCTACATGGCCTTGGTGATAATGGATCAAG CTGGTCCCAGCTCTTGGAGACCCTCCCTCTTCCAAAT ATTAAATGGATATGCCCAACTGCTCCTACTCAACCAATAAGTATATTTGGCGGCTTTCCTTCCACTGCTT GGTTTGATGTGGGAGAACTCTCAGAAGATGCTCCCGATGATGTAGAGGGTTTGGATGCTTCAGCAGCGCATGTTGCGAATTTGTTGTCAACAGAGCCAGCTGACA tCAAACTTGGTGTTGGAGGCTTTAGTATGGGAGCAGCAATTGCCCTCTACTCCGCCACTTGCTTTGCTCTAGGAAAGTATGAGAACGGCAACCTGTATCCATCCAATTTAAGTGCGGTTGTGGGGCTAAGTGGCTGGCTTCCATGTGCAAA GACCTTGGGTAACAAACTAGAGAGGGTGGAGGAGGCTGCAAGGCGGATTGCATCATTGCCCATTTTGCTTTGCCATGGTAGAG GTGATGATGTTGTGCCCTTCAAATTTGGTGAAAAATCTTCAAAAGCCTTGACCTCAGCTGGATTTCGAGATCTGATGTTCAAAGAATATGATGG GCTTGGCCACTACACAATTCCTGAAGAGATGGATGAGGTCTGCTCATGGCTAACTTCAAAGTTGGCACTTGAAGGGTGTTCTTCATGA